tccttcctcctgatAGGTTTTCAGGTACTTCACCTGGGAGGTCCGGCGGGTCTCCAGGTTCCCAAACACTTGCTTAAATGCTTCCAAACACTCCTCCATGCTGATGGATGGATTGTCTGCCTGGACTATGTGCATGAGGTCCAGGGCTGGCCCGCGAAGGCTTTCCATCAACCATctcttcttttctgcttctgctaCCGGCCACTCTTTGACTATCTCAGTGGCCTGTTCCAACCAGACTTCAAAGGGCTCTTCCTCCGGGGCAGGCACTGTGCTCCCTGAGAACACTCTCAGCTTCCGGTACCTCATGGGGAGCAGAGGCGGAGGGGGATGTGCTATCACCTGTCCCAACACGTGGGCCAGCAACTCTGGTGAGATGCAGGGCATGGCTGCTGGAGACAACCCCTGGTGCCCAAGTGCCCGGAACATTCCCGAGATCGTCTGTCCCTCTTTTTCTAGAAAGAGGTTCAGTCTTTCCAAAAATTCCGTGTCCTGGTTAGGGGTCTTGAAGATGACTTTCCAGACGCCCCCCTTGCCCTGAACCTTGCTGGGGATCACAGAGACCTCAGGGTCCTCCAGCAACTCTAACAGCACTGCGTTGGCATTCTCCTGCTTCCGGAATATTTTGCCAAGGAGTTTATACCTGCCCAAAGGCTTTAAAGTCTCCTGCAGGACCTCCTGAATCTCATCCTCGCTGCAGTCCACTGGGATCCCCATAACCATCAGTGATTTCTGATCATCCACACTCAGAATCCTACACCAGTCCTCCAACAGGGCCAGCGCCATTGCCGGATACTGACTGGCAGGAACTCTATGGCTACTGATTAGCTTATGGGACAGACTGGCGCTGAGTTCAAATTGAGAATATCCCAGATGAGCTTCTAGACTTCTAACCCACCAGTTAACAGGTCCTGGACCAATCACCCTTGCTGCTCAGTGGCAAGAACTTGGCCCTTTCCGTGAGGTCTCCAGACCTGCCCCAGGTTAGTATCTCAGTTATGACAGGACCATGGCCAGAGGCTCTGCAGTCTCGTTGAGGACGCGAGGTGGGGACCTGCCCCACCGGAAGCACGTGGCAGTTCCTTTCacccctctctgggtctctgcCGCCTCACCTCTCTCTAGCCAGTGGGGAGATGCCTCCACTCTGGCAGCCAGAACTCTTGGAGGGAAGTTTCCCAGCAGAGTGGCTTGGGCTCCTAGGGAAACAAGGCTCAGTTTTACCACACAGCTCTCTCATTTCTGGGAAGCATGGGTACCTGGTGAGGGATGGAAGCGGGAGAGGGGAACAGGGAGACTGCCTTACATTATAGTTGAATCATCGCTCTTCTTTGCTTACAGTGACTTTTTATTCTCTTGGGGACCCTCCTGCAATTGGGCTTCCCCACCATATACTCATCAGGCATGCCAGTTAATGGAGCTCCAGTGATGGACAGGACTCAAGATCTTTCTCACATGAAAAGTGAAATCGGGAGGCTGTTTGTTAGGTACCTGTTTGTTCCAGAACGTTCTGTGACAGCCAAGGCGCTTATGTATTCAGCTTCTAGTACAAGAAGATGTCACCCACTCAGCACAATGGTGTGTCTGGGTGTCTCCGCTCCAGCCAAGCCAAGCTACcctgtataaatataataaatagtgTATTTTTATGACGATAATATCCaatgtccctggaggaggaaatggcaactcactccagtattcttgcctgggaaatcccatggacaaaggaccctggcaggttacagtccatggggaagcagACATGACTTATAGACTCAACAATGACAATACCCAGGGTGAACAATGTTAATACACTTATTGAAAAATACAGGAATTCTTGGaaattttcttgcagtccagtggttgagacttggTGATTTCACTGCCAGGCCCACAAGCAttgccatgcagccaaaaaaaaaaaaaaaaaatccccccaaatCCTTCATAATCTAATTAATGCTACTAAACAATATTGAGTTAGTTCATTCCTTTGATTAAAAATCCAATTAGAATCATTCAAGCATTTAAAATCAACTTAATATGGGTTTAGCAATATAACTTGCATAATATGCTTTAATATAATAACATAAATACAACTTAATATAGGTTTTACAATCTACTAAAAACtcagagccaaataaattaaacttGAAGTTATGAATTAATTCTCTTTGGTTATGCCTGGTTATACTTTGCAAATGTACAACTAGGGGTTTTCTTTTGCTATAAATGTTAAGACAGTAACACAATGCTTTCTTCCTAGCATCTGAACTTGAATGGGTcatttgaaaagcaaagaaaaagacaggAGGCACATCTGTGAAGAAGCGGTGGAGACCAGCTGATTTAAAAAGGGAAGAGCTTCTATCTCGAGTTATTGTCATGGAGTATTAAGTGGCTACGATCATTCTTGCCCTAAAATTCTCCATCAGTCCAAATGGGGTCCATATGCCACAGACACCAACTTGCAGCTAAAGTGGGGGAGCTGCTCCTGCTGTAggcacatttcctgagttctaGAAGGTGCTGAAAGGAGGTGCGTGTgccagagggcagggagggcaaAATGCTGGATTGAGTCCTTGCCCAGCAGCCCCAGGGATCTGAGTACATTGACTCCTCCCTCATGCCTCATGACCCTCTTCTAAGATATGGGGGTGACCTTCCCGGTTATAATATTTAGAGGAAACAAGAGATGTCGAAGACATTGCATACCCAGGAAGAAACACCTCTTAAAGTCTTACATAACTGTCCCTCTCAGGTTAGGCTACCTTTGAGTGGCTTCTTCCTCCAAAGGCTATCTCAACCTGCAATGCAACCTTCCAAATAGAAAGATGGCAAATGAAACGTCCCTGGTACACCGTAAggccagtgaaagtgttagtcactggtcatgtcccactctttgtgacctcatggactacagccctccaggctcctctgtccatgggatttctgaggcaagaatactggaatggggagcagtttccttctccaggggatcttccccacccagggatggaacctgggtctcttgcattgcaggctgattctttatggtctgagccacctgggtgcTTCAGGATAAGACCAAGACTGGAAATATTTGGATaggggaaaaaatgtgaaaatctcACATAAAGATAGGATAAAGTGGAAAAAGAACTAGACTTTCAGGTGGAAGACCCCACTGGATTTG
This portion of the Bubalus bubalis isolate 160015118507 breed Murrah chromosome 3, NDDB_SH_1, whole genome shotgun sequence genome encodes:
- the PNMA2 gene encoding paraneoplastic antigen Ma2, with translation MALALLEDWCRILSVDDQKSLMVMGIPVDCSEDEIQEVLQETLKPLGRYKLLGKIFRKQENANAVLLELLEDPEVSVIPSKVQGKGGVWKVIFKTPNQDTEFLERLNLFLEKEGQTISGMFRALGHQGLSPAAMPCISPELLAHVLGQVIAHPPPPLLPMRYRKLRVFSGSTVPAPEEEPFEVWLEQATEIVKEWPVAEAEKKRWLMESLRGPALDLMHIVQADNPSISMEECLEAFKQVFGNLETRRTSQVKYLKTYQEEGEKVSAYVLRLETLLRRAVEKRAIPRNIADQIRLEQVMAGASLSEVLWCRLRELKDQGRPPSFLQLMKVIREEEEEEAAFENENTEEPEGGDGYGHWGNEAND